In Brachybacterium saurashtrense, the genomic stretch GAGGAAGGACACAGGAGAGCGATGACGCCACACCTGACCCGGCGCACTGCGCTGGCCGGAGCCGGAGCGGGGGTGCTCGGCGGGTTCGCCGCCTGCGCGCCCCCCAATCCCGGCAGAGTCAACGACCAGGCCGCGATCCCGCCCGCGGACGGCCCGGTCACCATCACCTACTGGGCCTGGCTGAAGGACCTCCAGAAGGTCGCCGACGTCTTCAACGCCCAGCAGGACAGGATCCGTGTAGAGACCACCTGGATCCCCGGCGGCAACACCGGCGGCTACGCGAAGATCCTCTCCGCCGTCTCCGCCGGCGGCGGCCCCGACATCGCCCAGGTGGAGCTGCGCCAGGTGCCCGAGTTCGCGCTCGCCGGCGCCCTGGTGGACCTCACCCGCTACGACTTCGGCTCCCAGGTCGACGCCTTCGACCCCGGCGCCCTCAGCCAGGTCAAGGTGGGCGACTCCTACTGGGCCGTCCCCCAGGACACCGGCCCCGTGGCCACCTTCTACAACCGCGAGGTGCTCGAGGGCGAGATGGGGCTCACCCCGCCGGCCACCTGGGAGGAGTTCCGCGAGACCGCCGGGATCGTCTCCGAGGCCGGCAAGAACCTCATCACCCTCGACCCCTCCGACGGCTCGTACCTCATCTCCTGGGTGATGCAGTCCGGCGCGGTGTGGTTCCGCCCCGAGGGCGACGGCTGGATCGTGGACATGACCGGCGACGCCTCGATGCGGGTCGCGGAGTTCTGGGACCAGATCCTCGCCGACGGCCTGGTGGGCACCGGCTACGGCTCCTTCTCCACCCCGTGGATGGCCGCCGCCGGCGAGGGGAACGTGCTGGCCACGATCTCCGGCTCCTGGTCCGACGCCCTGATCCAGTCTGTGCCGGGCGGCGAGGGCAAGTGGGCCGTCGCCCCGATGCCCACCTGGCCCGACGGCGGTGTCGCCTCCGGCGCGCACGGCGGCTCCTCCGCCGCGATCCTGTCGAACTCGCAGCATCCTGCCGAGGCGCTCGAGTTCGTCACCTGGATGTGCTCGGACCCGGCCGGGATCGACGCCATGATCGAGTACTCCGGCATCGGCTGGTCGCCGGCGAAGGACTACATCGGCGAAGTGCGCCGCCAGCCCTCGGAGTTCTTCTCCGGCCAGAACTACAACGAGGAGGTGATCCTGCCGATGGCGCAGGGCCAGAACCTCGACTGGACCTGGGCGCCGATGATGCAGCGCGCCGCCGCCATGGTGGGCGACGGCATGACCACCGCCGTCACCGGGGAGGTTCCGCTGGTGGACATGCTCCCCGCCACGCAGACGAGGATCGTCGAGATCATGCGAGAGATGGGACTGAACGCGGAGGAGGCACGATGAGGTCCAAGACAGCCCCCTGGATCCTGCTGGCACCGTTCCTGGTCGTCTTCATCGGCACGATGATCGTGCCGATCGTGATGGCGATCGGGTACTCCTTCAGCTCCGTCGAGCGCTCCGGCCTGCTCGGCGAGGGCGGGATCACCAATTCCTTCGCCGGATTCGACAACTACGTCAAGGCCCTCTCCAACGTGAACTTCGTGGAGTCGATCGGGCGCATGATCCTGTTCGGCGTGGTGCAGGTGACCGTGATGATCGTGGCCGCGGTGGTGCTCGCGCTGCTGCTGGAGAGCGCGAACGCGAAGTGGCCCGGCTTCTTCCGCGCCACCTACTTCCTGCCCTACGGGATCCCCGGCGTGATCGCCACGATCCTGTGGTCGTTCCTGTACATCCCCGGCCTCTCGCCGATCGTGGACGTGCTGCAGCTGGTGGGACTCGACGTGGACTTCCTGGGACCGAACGCGGTGCTGTGGTCGATCGCGAACATCGTCACCTGGACCTACACCGGCTACAACATGCTCATCATCATCGCCCAGCTCAAAGCGATCCCCGGTGAGCTGTACGAGGCCGCGAAGATCGACGGCGCCGGCGCCGTGCGCGTGGCCACCTCGATCCAGCTGCCGCTGATCCGCCCGGCCGTGATGCTCACGGTGATCTTCTCGATCATCGGCACCCTGCAGCTGTTCGCCGAGCCGCGTCTGCTGCAGACCATGAGCTCCGGGATCACCTCGGAGTACACCCCGAACATGTCCGCCTACGCCTTCGCGTTCCAGTACAACGACATCGGCATGGCGGCCGCGCAGGCCGTGATCATCGCGGTCTCCGCCTTCCTCCTCTCGGCGATCGCGCTGGGAGTCTCCTCCTGGACGGAGAAGCGCCGATGACCACTTCGCACCCCACCCACGACACCGCCCGCCCCGATGCCGACGCGGCCTCCGGGCGCCGACGGGCCGCCTCCCGGCGCGCCGCCGCCGAGTCCCGCACTGGGGCCCGCGACGCCGGCCGCAAGCCCACCACCACCATCCTGGTCACCGCGATCCTGGTGATCGTCGCCCTGTACTTCCTGGTGCCCGTGTACTGGGTGGTCATCAACGCCACCAAGTCCACCGAGGACCTCTTCGGCACCAGCGGGTTCTGGTTCGGCGAGAGCTTCCAGCTGGTGGAGAACCTCCGCTCGGTGCTCAGCGCCAACGACGGGATCTTCCCGCGCTGGGGCCTGAACTCCGTGCTGTACGCGGGAGTGGGCTCCGTGCTCGCCACCTACTTCGCCACCGCGGCCGGCTACGCGCTGGCCAAGTACCGCTTCCCGGGCCGACGCTTCGTGTACGTGCTCGTGCTGGGCGGCGTGCTGGTGCCCGGCACCGCCGTGGCCCTGCCGCTGTTCTTCCTGTTCAGCTCGATCGGGATCACGAACACGTACTGGTCGGTGCTGATCCCGTCGCTGGTGAGCCCCTTCGGGCTGTTCCTGGCCTCGATCTACGCCAGCGCCGCCGTGCCGGACGAGCTGCTGGAGGCCGGCCGGATCGACGGCGTGGGCGAGCTGGGGCTGTTCCACCGGCTCGCGCTGCCGCAGCTCACCCCGGCGATCGTGACGATCCTGCTGTTCCAGTTCGTCGCGATCTGGAACAACTACATGCTGCCGCTGGTGATGCTGGCCGACGAGCGGCTGTACCCGATCACCCTGGGCCTGGACAACTGGCGGGCCCAGACCGATCGCCTGCCCGAGTTCTACCAGCTCACCACCGGCGGCGCGCTGATGTCGGTGATCCCGCTGGCGATCCTCATCCTGGTGCTGCAGCGCTTCTGGCGCGGCGGCCTCACGGAGGGCTCCATCAAGGGCTGACCCCGGGCCGGCCTAAGCCTGGGCCGGCCTGCCTGGGCTGGGCCTGCCTGCCTGGGCCCGGCCGGCCCACCTCACCCCTCAGGGTTTTGCCCGCTGAGCTTCCATGGACGGAAGCCCAGCGGGCAAAACCGTTCCGGGCACGCTCCGGCCCGGCGTCGCGCCGCAGGCCACCGGCCGCCCGGCCCGCCATCCCCGGCCCGCCCTCTCATCGTTTTGCCCGCCTGGCTTCCATGAACGGAAGTCAGGCGGGCAAAACCGTTCTGGGCACGCTCCGGCCAATCCGTTCTGGGCACGTTCCGGCCCGGCGGCGTCCGGCACCCCCGGCATCGGGCGACCGGCAGCCCTTGCATCGGCGCCCGGGGCACCGTTGGATGGGCGCATGACCTCGGCCTCTTCCCGCTCCCGCCCGGCCCTCTTCGACGCGGCCCGCTCCCGCCCGGCCGTCGTGTCCCCGAGGGCAGCGTCCCCGTCCACGGGCACCCCTCCCGTCGCGCCGCCACCCGCAGGCCCGGCCCGTCGTGCGGTGCTGCGTGGCGGGGCCGTGCTGCCGCTGGCGGTGTCCGGACTGGCGGCCCTGGGCCTCGCGGGCTGCGGCGGTGGGGAGCCGGGCGGGGACGGCCCGGATCTCGCCGCGGAGCTGCCGCGGGCGGAGCCGGGCCCCGTGCCGGGCGCGGGCGAGCCGGTGGTGCCCTTCACCGCCCGGATGCTCGGCGCGCTCGACCGGGCGGAGACCAATGCGGTGTGCTCGCCGCTGTCCGCCCAGGTGGCGCTGACGATGATCGGCATGGGCGCGGCGGGGGAGACCCGCACCCAGATGGAGGAGGTGCTCGGCGGCGACATGGACGCGCTCGCCGGGACCGCCAACACGCTCTCCACCGCGCTCGCCGCAGTGGGGGAGGCGCAGCGGGAGGGCGGCACCGAGGAGGACCCCGAGCCGGCCACCGCCTCCCTGGTCAACGCCACCTGGCTGCAGCAGGGGTTCGAGGTGGAGCAGGCGTTCCTCGAGGATCTCGCCACCTGGTTCGGCAGCGGCGTGTTCGAGGCGGACTTCGCCGATGATGCCGCGCGAGAGGCGGCCCGCGAGGAGATCAACGGATGGGTGGAGGAGTCCACCGAGGGCCTCATCGAGGAGTTGCTGCCCGAGCAGATCCTCACGCCCAGCACCCGCCTGGTGCTCGTCAACGCCCTCCACCTCAAGGCCGCGTGGCAGGAGCCGCTCACGGTGGCCGGCGGCCGCTTCACCACCGCCGGCGGCGAGCAGCGCAGCTGCGAGATGCTCCACGGCAGCACCGCCACCTGGTACGAGGACGAGGTGTGCCGCGCCACCTCCCTGGACACCTACGGCGAGGAGCTGGCGCTCGCCCTGGTGCAGCCCGTCCTGGACCTCCCGGACGTGCTCACGGCCTGGGCCGACGCGGCCGACGCGGCCGGCGATCCCGAAGGCGCGGGCGCCGCGGGGCCGGGACTCGGCGCCGTGCTCGCGGGGCTCGAGGAGTCCTCGGCCACCGTCGCGCTGAGCGTCCCCGCCGTGGACATCGACGCGGAGTACTCCCTGAAGGATCTGCTCGAGGGGCTCGGCATGACCGACGCGTTCACCGCCGGGGCGGACTTCTCCGGCATCACGGGGCAGGCGGAGCTGATGATCGACGCCGTGGTGCAGAAGGCCGTGCTCACGGTGGACGAGAACGGGATGGAGGCCGCGGCCGCCACCGCGGTGACCGCGGTGGAGACCTCGGCGCAGGTCCCGGACCAGGAGCTGGTGCTGGACTCCCCGTTCCTCGTGGTCGCCTACCACCGGGAGTCGCTGGCACCGCTGGTGGTGGGCTGGATCGGGGACCCGACGCAGACCCGCTGAGCCCACCCCGCCGCGAGCGGGCCGACTATCCTGGTGGTAAGCGCGTTCCGCACAGTGTTCACGATGGAGGAGACATGACCGCTGCACGACCCTGGCCGCTCGGCATCGAGGGGATCGCCTACGGCGGCGACTACAACCCCGAGCAATGGCCCCGCGAGGTGCGCCTGGAGGACATCGCGTTGATGCGCGAGGCCGGCGTGACCCTGCTCAGCGTGGGCATCTTCTCCTGGGCCGCGCTGGAGCCGCGCGAGGGCGAGTACGAGTTCGAGTGGCTGGACGAGGTGCTGGACCTCCTCGCCGAGGCCGGGATCCGGGTCGCGCTCGCCACCGCCACGGCCTCCCCGCCGCCGTGGCTCACGCATCAGCATCCCGAGCTGTTGCCGGTCACCGCCGAGGGCACGGTGCTGAGTCCCGGGGGTCGGCAGGCCTACGCCGTCTCCTCGCCCGTGTTCCGCGACTACGCGGTGCGGATGACCCGCGTGATGGCCGAGCGCTACGCCGAGCACCCCGCGCTCGCCCTCTGGCACGTGGACAACGAGCTGGGATGCCATGTCCCGCACGACTTCTCCGACCACGCCGCCGCGGCCTTCCGCCGCTGGCTCGAGCGCCGCTACGGCACGATCGAGGCGCTGAACGAGGCCTGGGGCACGGCCTTCTGGTCTCAGCGCTACAGCGACTTCGCGCAGATCCTGCCGCCGCGGGCCGCGCCCACCTACCCCAACCCCACCCAGCAGCTCGACTTCGCGCGGTACTCGAGCGACGAGCTGCTGGCCCACTACCGGGCGCTGCGGGAGGTGCTGGCCGAGGTGACCCCGCACGTGCCGGCCACCACGAACTTCATGCTCTCCTCGGCGACGAAATGGATGGACTACTTCTCCTGGGCCGAGGACGTGGACGTGGTCGCCAACGACCACTACCTCATCGCCGCGGACCCGCGCGGCCAGATCGAGCTGGCCTTCGCCGCGGATCTCTCCCGCGGGGTGGCCGGCGGGGACCCGTGGATCCTCATGGAGCACTCCACCTCCGCGGTGAACTGGCAGAGCCGGAACCGCGCCAAGGGCCCGGGGGAGATGCTGCGCAACTCGCTCTCGCACCTGGCGCGCGGGGCCGACGGGATCATGTTCTTCCAGTGGCGGCAGTCCCGCGCCGGCGCCGAGAAGTTCCACTCGGCGATGGTGCCGCACGCGGGGACGGAGTCCGAGGTGTGGCGCGGCACGGTGGCGCTGGGCCGCGCTCTCGAGGCCCTCGCGCCGGTGCGCGGCAGCCGGGTGCTGAACCGGGTCGCGCTGGTGATGGACTACCCCTCCTGGTGGGCGAGCGAGCTGGACTCCCACCCCACCCAGGCGCTGCGCTACAGCGAGGAGATGCTGCGCTGGTACACGGCGCTGTGGGATCTGGGGGTCGGCGTGGACGTGGTGGGCGTCGGCGCGGACCTCACCGGCTACGAGCTGGTCATCGCCCCCACGCTGTACTCCGTGAGCGAGGCGCAGGCCGCCGGGGCCGCGGAGGCGGCGCGGGCGGGCGCGCAGGTGGTGATCACCTTCTTCTCCGGGATCGTGGACGAGCACGACCAGGTGCACCTGGGCGGCTACCCGGGGGCGTTCCGCGACCTGCTCGGGGTGCGCAGCGAGGAGTTCCACCCGTTGCTCGAGGGGGAGGTGCACCACCTCGACGACGGCACCGCCGCGGACCTGTGGAGCGAGCGCACGCACCTCGAGGGCGCGGAGGCGGTGCGCCGGTGGGCCGACGGGCCGCTGCACGGCCTGCCCGCGGTGACGCGGAACCCGGTGGGGGAGGGCGCGGCCTGGTACGTCGCCGCCCGCCCGTCGGCCGAGGGGCTCGGGGCGCTGGTGGCCGAGATCGTGGCCGCCGCCGGGGTGGAGCCGGCCGTCGCCGGCCTGCACCGGGACGTGGAGGCGGTGCGCCGCTTCGCCGAGGACGGCACCACCTATCTGTTCGTGCTCAACCACTCCGAGCGCGACCAGGTGGTGCAGGTCAGCGGGGAGGAGCTGCTGCGCGGCACCGTGGCGGACGGTGCCTTGACGGTGCATGCCGGCGCGGTGGCGGTGATCCGCGAACGCTGACCGCGGCCGGTGGCGCCGGACGGGCCGGCAGTGCGGTGAGCGAGCGCCGGTCCGAGCCGACGGTCGCGCGCCGGCGGGCCTGCGCCGACGGTCGCGGGAGGCGGTCGCACCTGACACACTGGTGCAAACCGTTTCACGCGAGAGGATCGTCGACGATGACCGCACTGCTCCAGCCCACCCCGGACGGCTTCCTGCGCGGCGGCGAGCCGCACCTGGTGATCTCCGGCGCGCTCCACTACTTCCGCGTGCACCCCGCGCAGTGGCGCGACCGGCTGCGCCGCCTGGTGGCGATGGGCTGCAACACGGTGGAGACCTACGTGGCCTGGAACGTGCACCAGGGCGCCCCGGAGCCGGATTCGATCAGCTTCGAGGGCATCGCGGACCTGGGGCGCTTCCTCGACCTCGCGGCCCAGGAGGGGCTGGACGCGATCGTGCGCCCGGGCCCCTACATCTGCGCCGAGTGGGAGAACGGCGGCTTCCCCGGCTGGATCCTCGCCGACAGGAACCTGCGCCTGCGCCACCGTGACCCCGCCTACCTCGCGCTGGTGGACGCCTGGTTCGACGCGCTGATCCCCGTGATCGCCTCGCGGCAGGCCTGCCGCGGCGGGAACGTGGTGATGGTGCAGGTGGAGAACGAGTACGGCAGCTTCGGCGACGACACCGCGTACCTCGCTCATCTGCGCGACGGGCTGATCGGCCGCGGGATCGAGGAGCTGCTGGTCACCTCCGACGGCCCGGCCCGCATGTGGCTGACCGGCGGCACCGTCGAGGGAGCGCTCGGTACCGTGAACTTCGGCTCCCGCACCCTCGAGGTGCTCGCGATGGCGCAGCGGGAGCTGCCCGATCAGCCGCAGATGTGCATGGAGTTCTGGAACGGCTGGTTCGACCACTGGGGCGAGGAGCACCACGAGCGCACCGGTGAGAACGCCGCGGGCGAGCTCGCCCATATGCTCGAGAATCGCATGAGCGTGAACTTCTACATGGCCCACGGCGGCACCAACTTCGGCCTGCGAGCCGGCGCCAACCATGACGGCACCCTGCAGCCCACCACCACCAGCTACGACTACGACGCCCCGATCGCGGAGAACGGCGCGCTGACGGCGAAGTTCCGCGCCTTCCGCGAGGTGATCGCCCGGCACCGCGAGCTGCCGCCGCTGGAGGAGCACCTGGCGCAGCTGGGCCTGGACGCGGAGCCCGCCACGCTCCCCGCGGGCGAGGTGCGGATCGAGAAGACCATCGCCCTGCGCGGCACCGAGCGCTTCACCCGCCGCGCCCCGATCCACCCCGTCCCTCCCGCCTTCGAGGACATCGGGCTGGAGCGCGGCATGCTGCGCCTCTCCCGCGAGATCGAGATCGAGGCCGAGACGCACGGGGACGGGCACTCGATCGCCCCGCTGCGGCTCTACGACCTGCACGACCGCGCCTGGGTGTACGTGGACGGGACCTTCGTGGGCGCCACCGGCCTGGACCCCTCGCAGGCGGACCGTCCGCTCGCCGAGCGCACCGACGCCACGGACCCGGCCGTGATCGAGCTCGCCCCGTTCGCGGCGCGGCTGCTGCCGGAGGGCGGCCACCGCACCGTGCGGGTGGAGATCCTCGTGGAGAACCTGGGCCGGGTGAACTTCGGGCCCCGCCTCGGGGAGCGCAAGGGCATCCTCGGCGGGGTGTGGCAGCGGGTGCGCTTCCTCAACGACTGGCAGGCCGATGCCTGGCCGCTCGAGGAGATGGGGGCCGAGCTGGCCGACCTGCTCGAGGGCGCCCCGGCGCTCGCCCCCGTCGACGGTGCGGCCCACGGCGCGGCCGAAGGGCCGGGGACGGCGGCCGACGGGTCGGCGGCGGGCGCGGCCGACGGGCCCGAGGGCGCCGACGCCCTGCCGGTCCTCGTCGGCGCCTCCTTCGACGCCGCCCGCAGCGAGGACACCTTCCTCGACGTCTCCCACGCCGGGCACGGCGTCGCCTTCGTCAACGGCGTGTGCGTGGGGCGATACTGGAACATCGGCCCGCAGCAGACGCTCTACGTCCCCGCGCCGCTGGTGCGCGAGGGACGCAACGAGGTGCTGCTGCTCGACCTGGACACGCGGCCGACGCGCCTCGCGCTCGCCGAAGAGCACGTCTTCGGGAGCGCGGGCGGCTGAGCGGCGTGCGGGCGAGGGGCACATGCCCGGCGGTCTCCCCGTCCGGCATGTGCCCCTCCGCGATGCGACCGTGCTGTGGACTCTGTGGTCAGATCACAGTGACGTGCTCGGGGTGACCGGGACGTCCTCAGGGAGGACGGCAGCGAACTCCTCGAGGATCTTCTTGCCGCCGCCTTCCTCCCATTCCTTCACCGCAGCAGAGAAGTTATCGATCGTCTTGCGTCCCTGGATGACGTCGTTGCGGACGTCGTTCAGGCGGGAGTTCAGCTCGGTGCCCTTGGAGGAGCTGGTGTCCGAGTACAGGCCGTTGGTGGGACGGCGCATCATCAGTTCGAGCAGCTCCTGCTCCTTGCCGTAGATGTACTCCGAATCCTCGGGATGGGTGTTGTAGATGACGCCCTCGCCGGCGGTCATGATGTTCAGTGCGCTGGCAAGTCCGGGGACGTCTGCAGGAGCGTCGCCGATCTGCACGTAGTTGCCGCCCTCGACCTCGTAGTCCTTCCCCTCGGTGCCGTAGTTCTTCTGCATGTACTCCACGGTGCCGAAGGGTGCGGAGAGCCAGTTGACGAGATCCAGCAGTTCTCGGACCTTCCCCTCGTCGTCGGTCTTCTTGAACGGGGTGAAGCCCACGGTGCCGTAGCCCATGTCGTAGACCGGTCGGCGCCCCTCGACGGCGGAGAAGGGCACCAGGATGTCCGCGAGGAGATCGGGATTGAGCTGACGGTACTCGGACGCTCCGCGCGGACCCACGGAGACCAGTGCGGCGATCGAGCCGTTGGCGAAGTCCTGCGCGGTCTCTGCATGGTTCAGGTCGGGGTAGAAGGCTCCCGCTTCGAACACCTTCTGCGCGTACTCGAGGGTCTCGAGGTATTCGTCCGTCTGGGCGGCGGCGGTGAGGGTGCGGTCCTCGTTGACCCGGTACTGGTTCGGGACGCCGAACCACTCGCCGAACATGTGGAAGGCATTGGGCAGGAACGGCTCGAGCGCCCAACGCTTGCCGGGGATGAGGATCTCCTTGCACTTGTCGAGGAACTCCTCGGCGCTGGAGCACTGGAAGCCGTCGACCTCCTCCCACACCGCGGGATTGCCGAGGTAGACCTGGCCGAAGGGGGTGGAGGGGATCGGCGCGCCCCAGATCTTCCCGTTCACCACGGCCGTGCGCCACGAGCCTGGGGTGAGCGCGGCCAGGTTCGGGTACTCGAGGACGGCGTCACCGGAAAGGTACTCCGTCAGGTCGGTGAACTGGGATTCGAGCATCGGGCCGACGTTGGGGATTCCCTGGTTCGGCGGCACCCACATCAGGTCGGGCAGGTCGCCGGAGGCGAGGATCGTCGCGAACTTCTCCGGATAGGAGTCGATCACGATGTCGAGGTTCAGCGTGCCGCCGAGCGCCTCGTTCAGTCGTTGCCACATCCCGTTGTCGCCCATCGGGGTGGGCGGGGTCGCGAAGGTCTGCGTGAGCGCGGTGATCTCGCCGGAGGTGATCGGTGCGGCATCCGTGGTCGCGATCAGCTCTTCGGGTGCCTTGAGGAACACGTTGTGCAGACCCTCCTCGTTGCCGGGGAGGTCAGGGGCCAAGCCCTCGAGCGGCTGGTAGGTGGGAAGGGTCAGCTCGGCCGACGCCTCGGCCCCGCCGCCCTGGCGAGAGGTGCCGTCGCCGCAGGCGGCAGCGCCCGTGGTGAGGGCGGCCGCCCCGGTGAGGGCGAGGAGGTCACGTCGGCGGATCTCGACAGGCATCCGGGAATCCTTTCGTGGGGGTGCCCCGCCTCGGGGCACCAGATGGGGTGGGAGGAGAGTCAGCCCTTGATGGCGCCGGTGATGACGCCCTTGGAGAAGTACTTCTGGAGGAAGGGGTAGACCAGGACGATCGGTGCCAGCGCCACGACGACGACGGCCATCTTGATGGACTGTGGGGGAGGGGTCTGCTGGACGCCGAGCTGGTCGGCGGTGAGGGAGGTGCCCTGGATGACGTAGCTGCGCAGGATCATCTGGATCGGCCAGAGCGTCTGATCGTTGATGTAGAGCATCGCGTTGAAGAACGCGTTCCAGAATCCGACGGCGTAGAAGAGGCCGATCACGGCGATGACCGCTTTCGACAGGGGGAGCACCACCGTGCGCAGGATCCGGAAGTCGCTGGCGCCGTCGATGCGCGCCGCCTCCGTCAGCTCGGCTGGGATGCCCATGAAGAAGGACCGCATGACGATGAAGTTGAAGCCGGCGAACACCCCGGGCAGGATCAGCGACCAGATCGAGTTCAGCAGTCCCAGCTGCTTGACCATGAGGAACATGGGGATCAGGCCAGGGCTGAAGAACAGGGTCAGGATGATCGCCATGAGCATGAACTTCCCGCCCAGCACCGGGCGGCTGAGCGCATAGGCCATGCAGATCGTCACGAAGAGCGCGAGGAGCGTGCCCACGACGGTCACGAAGACGCTCACCCCGAGGGAGCGGAACACCAGGGGGCTGGCGAAGATCGTCCGATACGCCTCGAGGGTGGGATCGGTCGGGAACAGGACGTAGCCGCCGGCTTCCCGGATCTGCGCGCCGGAGGCGAAGGAGGTCGAGACGACCACGAGCATCGGCACGACGACCGCCAGCGAGATCGCAGTGATGACGAAGGTCTTCGCGATGGTCAGCGGCAGGCTCGGCTTCTCCATCCAGGCGGGCCTGGACGCGGTGCCGGCGACGACTTCCCAGAGCCGCTGGTGGATGCTGCGGTGAGAGGTGGACTGGGTGCGTGCGGTCACTGGGGCCTCCCGCGGTAGATGCCGTCCTCGCCCAGAAGGTGGGCGATCTTGTTGGCCAGGACGATGAGGATCGTGCCGACGACGCCCTTGGCGAGACCTGCCGCTGCGCCGATCGACCAGTCGCCGCCGATCACGCCGGTGTAGTACGAGTAGGTGTCGAGGACTTCCGCGGTGTCTGCGCCGACGGCGTCTCGCTGGAGGATGAACTGCTCGAAGCCGACGGTGAGGATCGAACCGAGATTCAGGATGAGCAGGAGCACGATCACGGGACGCATGCCCGGCAGGGTGATGTGCCAGGTGCGGCGGAAACGTCCCGCGCCGTCGGAGGCGGCGGACTCGTAGAGGGA encodes the following:
- a CDS encoding ABC transporter substrate-binding protein produces the protein MTPHLTRRTALAGAGAGVLGGFAACAPPNPGRVNDQAAIPPADGPVTITYWAWLKDLQKVADVFNAQQDRIRVETTWIPGGNTGGYAKILSAVSAGGGPDIAQVELRQVPEFALAGALVDLTRYDFGSQVDAFDPGALSQVKVGDSYWAVPQDTGPVATFYNREVLEGEMGLTPPATWEEFRETAGIVSEAGKNLITLDPSDGSYLISWVMQSGAVWFRPEGDGWIVDMTGDASMRVAEFWDQILADGLVGTGYGSFSTPWMAAAGEGNVLATISGSWSDALIQSVPGGEGKWAVAPMPTWPDGGVASGAHGGSSAAILSNSQHPAEALEFVTWMCSDPAGIDAMIEYSGIGWSPAKDYIGEVRRQPSEFFSGQNYNEEVILPMAQGQNLDWTWAPMMQRAAAMVGDGMTTAVTGEVPLVDMLPATQTRIVEIMREMGLNAEEAR
- a CDS encoding carbohydrate ABC transporter permease, which codes for MRSKTAPWILLAPFLVVFIGTMIVPIVMAIGYSFSSVERSGLLGEGGITNSFAGFDNYVKALSNVNFVESIGRMILFGVVQVTVMIVAAVVLALLLESANAKWPGFFRATYFLPYGIPGVIATILWSFLYIPGLSPIVDVLQLVGLDVDFLGPNAVLWSIANIVTWTYTGYNMLIIIAQLKAIPGELYEAAKIDGAGAVRVATSIQLPLIRPAVMLTVIFSIIGTLQLFAEPRLLQTMSSGITSEYTPNMSAYAFAFQYNDIGMAAAQAVIIAVSAFLLSAIALGVSSWTEKRR
- a CDS encoding carbohydrate ABC transporter permease; the protein is MTTSHPTHDTARPDADAASGRRRAASRRAAAESRTGARDAGRKPTTTILVTAILVIVALYFLVPVYWVVINATKSTEDLFGTSGFWFGESFQLVENLRSVLSANDGIFPRWGLNSVLYAGVGSVLATYFATAAGYALAKYRFPGRRFVYVLVLGGVLVPGTAVALPLFFLFSSIGITNTYWSVLIPSLVSPFGLFLASIYASAAVPDELLEAGRIDGVGELGLFHRLALPQLTPAIVTILLFQFVAIWNNYMLPLVMLADERLYPITLGLDNWRAQTDRLPEFYQLTTGGALMSVIPLAILILVLQRFWRGGLTEGSIKG
- a CDS encoding serpin family protein; the encoded protein is MTSASSRSRPALFDAARSRPAVVSPRAASPSTGTPPVAPPPAGPARRAVLRGGAVLPLAVSGLAALGLAGCGGGEPGGDGPDLAAELPRAEPGPVPGAGEPVVPFTARMLGALDRAETNAVCSPLSAQVALTMIGMGAAGETRTQMEEVLGGDMDALAGTANTLSTALAAVGEAQREGGTEEDPEPATASLVNATWLQQGFEVEQAFLEDLATWFGSGVFEADFADDAAREAAREEINGWVEESTEGLIEELLPEQILTPSTRLVLVNALHLKAAWQEPLTVAGGRFTTAGGEQRSCEMLHGSTATWYEDEVCRATSLDTYGEELALALVQPVLDLPDVLTAWADAADAAGDPEGAGAAGPGLGAVLAGLEESSATVALSVPAVDIDAEYSLKDLLEGLGMTDAFTAGADFSGITGQAELMIDAVVQKAVLTVDENGMEAAAATAVTAVETSAQVPDQELVLDSPFLVVAYHRESLAPLVVGWIGDPTQTR
- a CDS encoding beta-galactosidase is translated as MTAARPWPLGIEGIAYGGDYNPEQWPREVRLEDIALMREAGVTLLSVGIFSWAALEPREGEYEFEWLDEVLDLLAEAGIRVALATATASPPPWLTHQHPELLPVTAEGTVLSPGGRQAYAVSSPVFRDYAVRMTRVMAERYAEHPALALWHVDNELGCHVPHDFSDHAAAAFRRWLERRYGTIEALNEAWGTAFWSQRYSDFAQILPPRAAPTYPNPTQQLDFARYSSDELLAHYRALREVLAEVTPHVPATTNFMLSSATKWMDYFSWAEDVDVVANDHYLIAADPRGQIELAFAADLSRGVAGGDPWILMEHSTSAVNWQSRNRAKGPGEMLRNSLSHLARGADGIMFFQWRQSRAGAEKFHSAMVPHAGTESEVWRGTVALGRALEALAPVRGSRVLNRVALVMDYPSWWASELDSHPTQALRYSEEMLRWYTALWDLGVGVDVVGVGADLTGYELVIAPTLYSVSEAQAAGAAEAARAGAQVVITFFSGIVDEHDQVHLGGYPGAFRDLLGVRSEEFHPLLEGEVHHLDDGTAADLWSERTHLEGAEAVRRWADGPLHGLPAVTRNPVGEGAAWYVAARPSAEGLGALVAEIVAAAGVEPAVAGLHRDVEAVRRFAEDGTTYLFVLNHSERDQVVQVSGEELLRGTVADGALTVHAGAVAVIRER
- a CDS encoding glycoside hydrolase family 35 protein encodes the protein MTALLQPTPDGFLRGGEPHLVISGALHYFRVHPAQWRDRLRRLVAMGCNTVETYVAWNVHQGAPEPDSISFEGIADLGRFLDLAAQEGLDAIVRPGPYICAEWENGGFPGWILADRNLRLRHRDPAYLALVDAWFDALIPVIASRQACRGGNVVMVQVENEYGSFGDDTAYLAHLRDGLIGRGIEELLVTSDGPARMWLTGGTVEGALGTVNFGSRTLEVLAMAQRELPDQPQMCMEFWNGWFDHWGEEHHERTGENAAGELAHMLENRMSVNFYMAHGGTNFGLRAGANHDGTLQPTTTSYDYDAPIAENGALTAKFRAFREVIARHRELPPLEEHLAQLGLDAEPATLPAGEVRIEKTIALRGTERFTRRAPIHPVPPAFEDIGLERGMLRLSREIEIEAETHGDGHSIAPLRLYDLHDRAWVYVDGTFVGATGLDPSQADRPLAERTDATDPAVIELAPFAARLLPEGGHRTVRVEILVENLGRVNFGPRLGERKGILGGVWQRVRFLNDWQADAWPLEEMGAELADLLEGAPALAPVDGAAHGAAEGPGTAADGSAAGAADGPEGADALPVLVGASFDAARSEDTFLDVSHAGHGVAFVNGVCVGRYWNIGPQQTLYVPAPLVREGRNEVLLLDLDTRPTRLALAEEHVFGSAGG